The Alosa sapidissima isolate fAloSap1 chromosome 16, fAloSap1.pri, whole genome shotgun sequence genome has a segment encoding these proteins:
- the tial1 gene encoding nucleolysin TIAR isoform X2 — protein sequence MEDESHPKTLYVGNLSRDVTENLILQLFTQIGPCKSCKMITEHTSNDPYCFVEFFEHRDAAAALAAMNGRKILGKEVKVNWATTPSSQKKDTSNHFHVFVGDLSPEITTEDIKAAFAPFGKISDARVVKDMTTGKSKGYGFVSFYNKLDAENAIVHMGGQWLGGRQIRTNWATRKPPAPKNAQESSSKQLRFEDVVNQSSPQNCTVYCGGIQSGLSEHLMRQTFSPFGQIMEIRVFPEKGYSFIRFSTHESAAHAIVSVNGTTIEGHVVKCYWGKESPDMAKTVQQMDYSQWGQWNQVYGNPQQQYGQYMTNGWQMPSYGMYGQTWNQQGFGMEDSILAAAQNMSSPMCSPPSRQSQSPGWMGGFGTQSSQAQPGPVMPNQSTFGMAGYQTQ from the exons ATGGAAGACGAAAGCCACCCAAAAACACT ATACGTGGGAAACCTGTCAAGAGATGTCACGGAAAACTTAATTCTTCAGTTGTTCACGCAGATAGGACCTTGTAAAAGCTGTAAAATGATAACAGAG CACACAAGCAATGACCCATATTGCTTTGTGGAGTTCTTTGAGCATAGGGATGCAGCTGCTGCGTTGGCAGCCATGAATGGCCGGAAGATCCTTGGAAAG GAGGTGAAGGTAAATTGGGCCACAACTCCAAGTAGCCAAAAGAAAGATACATCCA ATCACTTTCATGTCTTTGTGGGTGATTTGAGTCCAGAGATAACTACTGAAGATATCAAAGCTGCCTTTGCACCATTTGGAAAAATCTC GGATGCACGTGTGGTGAAGGATATGACAACTGGGAAATCTAAGGGGTATGGATTTGTGTCCTTCTATAACAAACTG gATGCAGAGAATGCCATCGTGCACATGGGAGGACAGTGGTTGGGTGGACGGCAGATCAGAACAAACTGGGCCACTCGGAAGCCTCCTGCTCCCAAAAACGCACAAGAGA GTAGCTCGAAGCAGCTGAGATTTGAAGATGTGGTGAACCAGTCGAGTCCTCAGAACTGCACCGTATACTGTGGGGGGATTCAGTCTGGCCTCTCAG AACACCTCATGCGACAGACATTTTCACCATTTGGACAAATCATGGAGATCCGGGTTTTTCCTGAAAAAGGCTATTCTTTCATCAG GTTTTCTACTCATGAGAGTGCAGCCCATGCCATTGTCTCTGTGAATGGAACCACCATTGAGGGCCATGTTGTTAAGTGTTACTGGGGCAAAGAGTCACCTGACATGGCCAAAACTGTACAACAG ATGGACTACAGCCAATGGGGACAGTGGAATCAGGTGTATGGAAATCCCCAGCAGCAGTATGGTCAGTATATGACCAATGGCTGGCAAATGCCATCCTACGGCATGTACGGTCAGACGTGGAATCAGCAAGGATTTGGCATGGA GGACTCCATACTGGCAGCTGCCCAGAACATGTCAAg CCCCATGTGCTCTCCTCCTAGCAGGCAGTCACAGTCCCCAGGCTGGATGGGAGGATTCGGCACTCAGTCCTCTCAGGCTCAGCCTGGCCCAGTGATGCCCAATCAATCCACCTTTGGCATGGCTGGCTACCAGACACAGTGA
- the tial1 gene encoding nucleolysin TIAR isoform X1, with translation MEDESHPKTLYVGNLSRDVTENLILQLFTQIGPCKSCKMITEISVSVLQHTSNDPYCFVEFFEHRDAAAALAAMNGRKILGKEVKVNWATTPSSQKKDTSNHFHVFVGDLSPEITTEDIKAAFAPFGKISDARVVKDMTTGKSKGYGFVSFYNKLDAENAIVHMGGQWLGGRQIRTNWATRKPPAPKNAQESSSKQLRFEDVVNQSSPQNCTVYCGGIQSGLSEHLMRQTFSPFGQIMEIRVFPEKGYSFIRFSTHESAAHAIVSVNGTTIEGHVVKCYWGKESPDMAKTVQQMDYSQWGQWNQVYGNPQQQYGQYMTNGWQMPSYGMYGQTWNQQGFGMEDSILAAAQNMSSPMCSPPSRQSQSPGWMGGFGTQSSQAQPGPVMPNQSTFGMAGYQTQ, from the exons ATGGAAGACGAAAGCCACCCAAAAACACT ATACGTGGGAAACCTGTCAAGAGATGTCACGGAAAACTTAATTCTTCAGTTGTTCACGCAGATAGGACCTTGTAAAAGCTGTAAAATGATAACAGAG atatctgtgtctgttttgcAGCACACAAGCAATGACCCATATTGCTTTGTGGAGTTCTTTGAGCATAGGGATGCAGCTGCTGCGTTGGCAGCCATGAATGGCCGGAAGATCCTTGGAAAG GAGGTGAAGGTAAATTGGGCCACAACTCCAAGTAGCCAAAAGAAAGATACATCCA ATCACTTTCATGTCTTTGTGGGTGATTTGAGTCCAGAGATAACTACTGAAGATATCAAAGCTGCCTTTGCACCATTTGGAAAAATCTC GGATGCACGTGTGGTGAAGGATATGACAACTGGGAAATCTAAGGGGTATGGATTTGTGTCCTTCTATAACAAACTG gATGCAGAGAATGCCATCGTGCACATGGGAGGACAGTGGTTGGGTGGACGGCAGATCAGAACAAACTGGGCCACTCGGAAGCCTCCTGCTCCCAAAAACGCACAAGAGA GTAGCTCGAAGCAGCTGAGATTTGAAGATGTGGTGAACCAGTCGAGTCCTCAGAACTGCACCGTATACTGTGGGGGGATTCAGTCTGGCCTCTCAG AACACCTCATGCGACAGACATTTTCACCATTTGGACAAATCATGGAGATCCGGGTTTTTCCTGAAAAAGGCTATTCTTTCATCAG GTTTTCTACTCATGAGAGTGCAGCCCATGCCATTGTCTCTGTGAATGGAACCACCATTGAGGGCCATGTTGTTAAGTGTTACTGGGGCAAAGAGTCACCTGACATGGCCAAAACTGTACAACAG ATGGACTACAGCCAATGGGGACAGTGGAATCAGGTGTATGGAAATCCCCAGCAGCAGTATGGTCAGTATATGACCAATGGCTGGCAAATGCCATCCTACGGCATGTACGGTCAGACGTGGAATCAGCAAGGATTTGGCATGGA GGACTCCATACTGGCAGCTGCCCAGAACATGTCAAg CCCCATGTGCTCTCCTCCTAGCAGGCAGTCACAGTCCCCAGGCTGGATGGGAGGATTCGGCACTCAGTCCTCTCAGGCTCAGCCTGGCCCAGTGATGCCCAATCAATCCACCTTTGGCATGGCTGGCTACCAGACACAGTGA
- the inpp5f gene encoding phosphatidylinositide phosphatase SAC2, with the protein MVEMELFQAKDHYILQCGDNALWCSRKDGTMSVRPATDLLLAWNPVCLGLVEGLIGKIQLHADLPLCLVLIRQKALVGELPGNHKVYKITKIAVVELSEDEPQDLELELCKKHHFGINKPEKIAQSPDESKFLLKTLNQIKSNVAQPTKKKVKENKEKERLERRLLDELYKIFMDSDSFYYSLTYDLTNTVQRQGAADKSDLPIWKRVDDRFFWNKHMIQELLDLKVPQVDFWVVPVIQGFVQVEELVVNYNDSSDEEKSSPDTPPQELTCVDNIHPRFAVAIISRRSRHRAGMRYKRRGVDTDGHVANYVETEQLIHVHSHTLSFVQTRGSVPIFWSQSGYRYNPRPRLEKDEKETIPYFAAHFDQQLSIYKKQVIINLVDQSGREKMIGDAYLKQVLLYNNPNLTYVSFDFHEHCRGMKFENVQTLTDAIWDIITDMKWAWVDQAGVICQQEGIFRVNCMDCLDRTNVLQAAIARMVMEQQLKKLGVMPPEQPLPVKCYRIYQVMWANNGDTISRQYAGTAALKGDFTRTGERKLAGVMKDGVNSANRYYLNRFRDAYRQAVIDLMMGLPVTEDLYSIFSKEKEHEEKEKESQRGAQEQVSILLQTYMQLLLPDDERFHGGWALINCDPSLIDATHKDVDVLLLLSNSAYYVAYYDDEADKVNQYQRLSLEGLEKIEIGLEPTLFGKPKYCCMRLHYKNEETSGYFHTLRAASRNPEDDGKDTLQCIAEMLRIAKQAVGQELPIIEKRLERRQSKPHEDIMGIQGRAGDQALGSGLAQGKSFLLNKFSSLNQKVKQSNLGRLGTFSKPEVKVNFLKPNMRVNLWKSDSSLETTDSNPGSVAMKDLCDNHSEISSDSDSYNSDEQPHASSLENADYVLPSCGIVSAPRLSSRSQSVSSVEIAVPTVVHGTNADYSQGDGPSPETAEEAILIDFGTPIDVYCHQFAQDAQTKPVEEGRVEQPTLPQNLSAKAPPSSLEAQPGSQPQQQQQRVKEEPQLSRPSQLNVQPSAPTSNLLTVQAAGSAVSGGSQRSLGSQLEGSLGPSPADSNGSRVVSPFAKIKSSMVQVASLTQAGLTQGINFAVAKVQKSPEPEAVNEAVNENELKAMFTQCQTRIIQI; encoded by the exons ATGGTCGAAATGGAGCTATTTCAAGCAAAGGATCATTATATTCTCCAATGCGGCGACAACGCACTGTGGTGCAGCAGGAAAGATGGTACTATGAGCGTGAGACCCG CTACTGACCTGCTGTTGGCATGGAACCCTGTTTGCCTGGGCCTCGTGGAAGGCCTCATTGGGAAGATTCAGCTTCATGCTG ATCTTCCTCTGTGCCTCGTCCTGATCCGGCAGAAAGCACTGGTCGGAGAGTTGCCAGGAAACCACAAAGTGTACAAGATCACCAAAATAGCTGTGGTAGAGCTGTCGGAAGATGAACCCCAGGACTTGGAGCTGGAG CTTTGCAAGAAGCACCACTTTGGGATCAACAAACCAGAGAAAATCGCACAGTCCCCAGACGAGTCCAAGTTCCTGCTGAAGACGCTGAATCAGATCAAGTCCAATGTCGCTCAGCCCACCAAGAAAAAG GTCAAGGAGAACAAGGAGAAAGAGCGCCTGGAGAGACGACTGCTCGATGAACTGTACAAGATCTTCATGGACTCGGATTCCTTCTACTACAGCCTGACCTATGACCTCACTAACACCGTCCAGCGGCAGGGAGCCGCAGACAAGTCGGACCTGCCCATTTGGAAACGG GTGGATGACCGGTTCTTCTGGAACAAACATATGATTCAGGAGCTTCTGGACCTTAAG GTGCCTCAGGTGGACTTCTGGGTGGTCCCGGTCATCCAGGGCTTTGTGCAGGTGGAGGAGCTGGTGGTCAACTACAACGACAGCTCCGACGAGGAGAAGAGCAGCCCAGACACGCCCCCTCAGGAGCTCACCTGTGTGGACAACATTCACCCTCGCTTCGCCGTGGCCATTATCTCCCGACGCAGCAGACATCGTGCTG ggATGCGATATAAGCGGAGAGGTGTGGACACAGATGGCCATGTTGCCAATTATGTGGAGACGGAGCAGCTGATCCACGTCCACAGTCACACGCTGTCCTTTGTGCAGACCCGCGGGTCCGTCCCCATATTCTGGAGTCAGTCAGGGTACCGCTACAACCCTCGGCCTCGCCTGGAGAAAG ATGAAAAGGAGACCATTCCGTATTTTGCTGCACACTTTGACCAACAGCTCAGCATCTACAAAAAACAG GTGATCATCAACTTAGTGGAccagagtggcagagagaagATGATTGGCGACGCATACCTCAAACAAGTGCTGCTGTACAACAACCCCAACCTGACATACGTctcctttgattttcatgagcACTG CCGAGGAATGAAGTTTGAGAATGTACAGACCCTAACAGATGCCATTTGGGATATCATCACGGACATGAAATGGGCCTG GGTGGACCAAGCAGGAGTCATCTGCCAACAGGAGGGCATCTTCCGGGTGAACTGCATGGATTGTCTGGACAGGACCAATGTTTTGCAGGCCGCTATCGCCCGAATGGTCATGGAGCAGCAG CTGAAGAAGCTCGGTGTGATGCCTCCAGAGCAGCCACTGCCCGTTAAGTGCTACCGCATCTATCAGGTCATGTGGGCCAACAATGGGGACACCATCAGCCGACAGTACGCCGGCACCGCTGCCCTCAAG GGAGATTTTACACGCACAGGAGAGAGGAAACTGGCTGGAGTGATGAAGGATGGTGTCAACTCAGCAAATCGCTACTACCTGAACCGCTTCAGAGATGCCTACAGGCAAGCTGTCATTG ACCTCATGATGGGTCTGCCCGTGACGGAGGACCTGTACTCCATCTTCAGTAAAGAGAAGGAGCacgaggagaaggagaaggagagccaGCGTGGGGCGCAGGAGCAGGTCAGTATACTGCTCCAGACCTAcatgcagctgctgctgcccgACGACGAGCGCTTCCACGGCGGATGGGCCCTCATCAACTGTGACCCCAG CCTCATTGATGCAACCCACAAAGATGTGGACGTCCTGCTGCTCTTGTCCAACAGCGCTTATTATGTTGCTTA ctATGATGATGAGGCTGATAAAGTGAACCAGTACCAACGTCTCAGTTTGGAAGGCTTGGAGAAGATAGAAATAG GACTAGAGCCCACTCTGTTTGGGAAACCAAAGTACTGTTGCATGCGGCTGCACTACAAGAATGAGGAGACCAGCGGCTACTTCCACACGCTGAGGGCAGCGTCCAGGAACCCAGAGGACGATGGGAAAG ATACTTTGCAGTGCATAGCTGAAATGCTTCGAATAGCCAAACAGGCCGTTGGACAGGAGCTGCCGATAATTGAGAAGAGACTGGAGAG GAGACAAAGTAAACCTCATGAGGACATAATGGGCATCCAAGGCAGAGCAGGAGATCAGGCTCTGGGCTCCGGTCTAGCTCAGGGCAAAAGCTTCCTCCTCAACAAGTTCTCGTCTCTCAACCAGAAGGTCAAGCAGTCCAACCTCGGTCGGCTCGGCACGTTCTCCAAGCCGGAGGTGAAGGTGAACTTCCTGAAGCCCAACATGAGGGTCAATCTCTGGAAGTCGGACAGCAGCCTGGAGACCACCGACAGCAACCCGGGTTCGGTGGCCATGAAGGACCTGTGCGACAACCACTCGGAGATCTCGTCCGACTCGGACTCGTACAATTCGGACGAGCAGCCGCACGCCAGCTCGCTGGAGAACGCGGACTACGTGTTGCCTAGCTGCGGCATCGTGTCGGCGCCACGCCTCAGCAGCCGCTCGCAGTCCGTCAGCAGCGTGGAGATCGCCGTGCCCACCGTCGTTCACGGCACCAACGCCGACTACAGCCAGGGCGACGGGCCCTCGCCCGAGACCGCCGAGGAGGCCATCCTCATAGACTTTGGCACGCCCATCGACGTCTACTGCCACCAGTTTGCCCAGGACGCTCAGACCAAGCCTGTGGAGGAGGGCAGGGTGGAGCAGCCCACTCTCCCCCAGAACCTCAGTGCTAAAGCCCCCCCATCCAGTCTGGAGGCCCAGCCAGGGTCTcagcctcagcagcagcagcagcgggtcAAAGAGGAGCCGCAGCTCTCCCGGCCGTCCCAGCTGAACGTGCAGCCGTCCGCGCCCACCTCCAACCTCTTGACCGTCCAGGCGGCGGGCTCGGCAGTCTCGGGCGGCTCCCAGAGGAGCCTGGGCTCCCAGCTGGAGGGCAGCCTGGGCCCCTCGCCGGCGGACAGCAACGGCAGCCGGGTGGTCTCCCCCTTCGCCAAGATCAAGAGCTCCATGGTGCAGGTGGCCAGCCTGACGCAAGCCGGACTCACTCAAGGTATCAACTTCGCCGTGGCCAAGGTTCAGAAAAGTCCCGAACCGGAAGCGGTCAACGAGGCGGTCAACGAGAACGAACTGAAAGCAATGTTCACACAGTGCCAGACCCGGATCATCCAGATCTAG
- the tial1 gene encoding nucleolysin TIAR isoform X4: MEDESHPKTLYVGNLSRDVTENLILQLFTQIGPCKSCKMITEISVSVLQHTSNDPYCFVEFFEHRDAAAALAAMNGRKILGKEVKVNWATTPSSQKKDTSNHFHVFVGDLSPEITTEDIKAAFAPFGKISDARVVKDMTTGKSKGYGFVSFYNKLDAENAIVHMGGQWLGGRQIRTNWATRKPPAPKNAQESSSKQLRFEDVVNQSSPQNCTVYCGGIQSGLSEHLMRQTFSPFGQIMEIRVFPEKGYSFIRFSTHESAAHAIVSVNGTTIEGHVVKCYWGKESPDMAKTVQQMDYSQWGQWNQVYGNPQQQYGQYMTNGWQMPSYGMYGQTWNQQGFGMEDSILAAAQNMSRQSQSPGWMGGFGTQSSQAQPGPVMPNQSTFGMAGYQTQ, from the exons ATGGAAGACGAAAGCCACCCAAAAACACT ATACGTGGGAAACCTGTCAAGAGATGTCACGGAAAACTTAATTCTTCAGTTGTTCACGCAGATAGGACCTTGTAAAAGCTGTAAAATGATAACAGAG atatctgtgtctgttttgcAGCACACAAGCAATGACCCATATTGCTTTGTGGAGTTCTTTGAGCATAGGGATGCAGCTGCTGCGTTGGCAGCCATGAATGGCCGGAAGATCCTTGGAAAG GAGGTGAAGGTAAATTGGGCCACAACTCCAAGTAGCCAAAAGAAAGATACATCCA ATCACTTTCATGTCTTTGTGGGTGATTTGAGTCCAGAGATAACTACTGAAGATATCAAAGCTGCCTTTGCACCATTTGGAAAAATCTC GGATGCACGTGTGGTGAAGGATATGACAACTGGGAAATCTAAGGGGTATGGATTTGTGTCCTTCTATAACAAACTG gATGCAGAGAATGCCATCGTGCACATGGGAGGACAGTGGTTGGGTGGACGGCAGATCAGAACAAACTGGGCCACTCGGAAGCCTCCTGCTCCCAAAAACGCACAAGAGA GTAGCTCGAAGCAGCTGAGATTTGAAGATGTGGTGAACCAGTCGAGTCCTCAGAACTGCACCGTATACTGTGGGGGGATTCAGTCTGGCCTCTCAG AACACCTCATGCGACAGACATTTTCACCATTTGGACAAATCATGGAGATCCGGGTTTTTCCTGAAAAAGGCTATTCTTTCATCAG GTTTTCTACTCATGAGAGTGCAGCCCATGCCATTGTCTCTGTGAATGGAACCACCATTGAGGGCCATGTTGTTAAGTGTTACTGGGGCAAAGAGTCACCTGACATGGCCAAAACTGTACAACAG ATGGACTACAGCCAATGGGGACAGTGGAATCAGGTGTATGGAAATCCCCAGCAGCAGTATGGTCAGTATATGACCAATGGCTGGCAAATGCCATCCTACGGCATGTACGGTCAGACGTGGAATCAGCAAGGATTTGGCATGGA GGACTCCATACTGGCAGCTGCCCAGAACATGTCAAg GCAGTCACAGTCCCCAGGCTGGATGGGAGGATTCGGCACTCAGTCCTCTCAGGCTCAGCCTGGCCCAGTGATGCCCAATCAATCCACCTTTGGCATGGCTGGCTACCAGACACAGTGA
- the tial1 gene encoding nucleolysin TIAR isoform X5, translated as MDARVVKDMTTGKSKGYGFVSFYNKLDAENAIVHMGGQWLGGRQIRTNWATRKPPAPKNAQESSSKQLRFEDVVNQSSPQNCTVYCGGIQSGLSEHLMRQTFSPFGQIMEIRVFPEKGYSFIRFSTHESAAHAIVSVNGTTIEGHVVKCYWGKESPDMAKTVQQMDYSQWGQWNQVYGNPQQQYGQYMTNGWQMPSYGMYGQTWNQQGFGMEDSILAAAQNMSSPMCSPPSRQSQSPGWMGGFGTQSSQAQPGPVMPNQSTFGMAGYQTQ; from the exons AT GGATGCACGTGTGGTGAAGGATATGACAACTGGGAAATCTAAGGGGTATGGATTTGTGTCCTTCTATAACAAACTG gATGCAGAGAATGCCATCGTGCACATGGGAGGACAGTGGTTGGGTGGACGGCAGATCAGAACAAACTGGGCCACTCGGAAGCCTCCTGCTCCCAAAAACGCACAAGAGA GTAGCTCGAAGCAGCTGAGATTTGAAGATGTGGTGAACCAGTCGAGTCCTCAGAACTGCACCGTATACTGTGGGGGGATTCAGTCTGGCCTCTCAG AACACCTCATGCGACAGACATTTTCACCATTTGGACAAATCATGGAGATCCGGGTTTTTCCTGAAAAAGGCTATTCTTTCATCAG GTTTTCTACTCATGAGAGTGCAGCCCATGCCATTGTCTCTGTGAATGGAACCACCATTGAGGGCCATGTTGTTAAGTGTTACTGGGGCAAAGAGTCACCTGACATGGCCAAAACTGTACAACAG ATGGACTACAGCCAATGGGGACAGTGGAATCAGGTGTATGGAAATCCCCAGCAGCAGTATGGTCAGTATATGACCAATGGCTGGCAAATGCCATCCTACGGCATGTACGGTCAGACGTGGAATCAGCAAGGATTTGGCATGGA GGACTCCATACTGGCAGCTGCCCAGAACATGTCAAg CCCCATGTGCTCTCCTCCTAGCAGGCAGTCACAGTCCCCAGGCTGGATGGGAGGATTCGGCACTCAGTCCTCTCAGGCTCAGCCTGGCCCAGTGATGCCCAATCAATCCACCTTTGGCATGGCTGGCTACCAGACACAGTGA
- the tial1 gene encoding nucleolysin TIAR isoform X3: MEDESHPKTLYVGNLSRDVTENLILQLFTQIGPCKSCKMITEISVSVLQHTSNDPYCFVEFFEHRDAAAALAAMNGRKILGKEVKVNWATTPSSQKKDTSNHFHVFVGDLSPEITTEDIKAAFAPFGKISDARVVKDMTTGKSKGYGFVSFYNKLDAENAIVHMGGQWLGGRQIRTNWATRKPPAPKNAQESSSKQLRFEDVVNQSSPQNCTVYCGGIQSGLSEHLMRQTFSPFGQIMEIRVFPEKGYSFIRFSTHESAAHAIVSVNGTTIEGHVVKCYWGKESPDMAKTVQQMDYSQWGQWNQVYGNPQQQYGQYMTNGWQMPSYGMYGQTWNQQGFGMEDSILAAAQNMSSRQSQSPGWMGGFGTQSSQAQPGPVMPNQSTFGMAGYQTQ; encoded by the exons ATGGAAGACGAAAGCCACCCAAAAACACT ATACGTGGGAAACCTGTCAAGAGATGTCACGGAAAACTTAATTCTTCAGTTGTTCACGCAGATAGGACCTTGTAAAAGCTGTAAAATGATAACAGAG atatctgtgtctgttttgcAGCACACAAGCAATGACCCATATTGCTTTGTGGAGTTCTTTGAGCATAGGGATGCAGCTGCTGCGTTGGCAGCCATGAATGGCCGGAAGATCCTTGGAAAG GAGGTGAAGGTAAATTGGGCCACAACTCCAAGTAGCCAAAAGAAAGATACATCCA ATCACTTTCATGTCTTTGTGGGTGATTTGAGTCCAGAGATAACTACTGAAGATATCAAAGCTGCCTTTGCACCATTTGGAAAAATCTC GGATGCACGTGTGGTGAAGGATATGACAACTGGGAAATCTAAGGGGTATGGATTTGTGTCCTTCTATAACAAACTG gATGCAGAGAATGCCATCGTGCACATGGGAGGACAGTGGTTGGGTGGACGGCAGATCAGAACAAACTGGGCCACTCGGAAGCCTCCTGCTCCCAAAAACGCACAAGAGA GTAGCTCGAAGCAGCTGAGATTTGAAGATGTGGTGAACCAGTCGAGTCCTCAGAACTGCACCGTATACTGTGGGGGGATTCAGTCTGGCCTCTCAG AACACCTCATGCGACAGACATTTTCACCATTTGGACAAATCATGGAGATCCGGGTTTTTCCTGAAAAAGGCTATTCTTTCATCAG GTTTTCTACTCATGAGAGTGCAGCCCATGCCATTGTCTCTGTGAATGGAACCACCATTGAGGGCCATGTTGTTAAGTGTTACTGGGGCAAAGAGTCACCTGACATGGCCAAAACTGTACAACAG ATGGACTACAGCCAATGGGGACAGTGGAATCAGGTGTATGGAAATCCCCAGCAGCAGTATGGTCAGTATATGACCAATGGCTGGCAAATGCCATCCTACGGCATGTACGGTCAGACGTGGAATCAGCAAGGATTTGGCATGGA GGACTCCATACTGGCAGCTGCCCAGAACATGTCAAg CAGGCAGTCACAGTCCCCAGGCTGGATGGGAGGATTCGGCACTCAGTCCTCTCAGGCTCAGCCTGGCCCAGTGATGCCCAATCAATCCACCTTTGGCATGGCTGGCTACCAGACACAGTGA
- the bag3 gene encoding BAG family molecular chaperone regulator 3 — protein MAQYSRPRISQSMKTQSPMVAMATNDPLPPGWEIKIDPQTGWPFFVDHNNRITTWNDPRHDGKKISPTSSNGPCVPIESSPQDTQKGFVREMKLPVLRPGYVPIPVHHDNIELRQPCFSYVQPSTLQNIRAEGRTPSPTPTMHCRARSPVHVNSDGSLGDSHCTSYSPVSQGPEIQRMSPDTVPLHQPSRPSSTGLQAGYIPIPVIHEGAGGATQPQMNPTYHSQYYPPTHTEYQPSYHCRQPEEWASMHHGPMSAPRDNRIHRESAVPIHITQSRDLPSHMRAQSPVRSQVMGERPQVQHHITQRDAAPKIEREFPISQTVQSEDVQRPIVGTQQLQPPPQPAQTQQVQQQPSQQTTQQAFPQPQSQQAFQQPPHQVYQQPLQQAFQQPQQSFQQPPHQAFQQPPQQAYQQPPQSPQQAYQQPPQSPQQAYQPPPQPTQQAYQQPPQPPQQAYQQPPQPTQQPQQTANITIQVPDKSDHPEPVAPPQEAPSAKAEPDVSAELPPPSHPGLMKVQRIVERVDKLEEEVKQFNGKKNDKKYLLLEELLTKELLALDSVDPEGRLDVRQARRDGVRKVQTILEYLETLNDQPPPPEPAPSTKGSVAEVSDQEQKGEPSMIGQADVEMAKDIS, from the exons ATGGCTCAATATTCAAGACCGAGGATTTCTCAGAGCATGAAGACGCAGTCTCCAATGGTTGCAATGGCCACAAACGACCCTCTTCCTCCGGGTTGGGAAATTAAAATTGATCCACAGACTGGATGGCCATTCTTTGTGGATCACAACAATCGGATAACTACATGGAATGATCCAAGACACGATGGTAAAAAG ATCAGCCCCACATCCTCAAACGGGCCCTGTGTTCCCATTGAGTCTTCTCCGCAGGACACCCAGAAGGGCTTTGTCAGAGAGATGAAGCTCCCAGTTCTCCGCCCAGGCTATGTCCCCATTCCAGTGCACCATGACAATATTGAACTCCGTCAGCCCTGCTTCTCCTATGTCCAGCCATCCACCTTACAGAACATCAGAGCAGAGGGACGCACCCCGTCCCCTACGCCGACAATGCACTGCCGGGCCCGATCCCCAGTACACGTCAACTCAGACGGTTCCCTTGGTGATTCCCACTGTACATCTTACTCACCTGTTTCACAAGGACCAGAG ATTCAACGAATGAGTCCAGACACAGTCCCACTCCACCAGCCCTCTCGACCCAGCAGCACTGGTCTCCAGGCAGGCTATATCCCCATTCCAGTCATACATGAGGGGGCAGGAGGTGCAACACAGCCTCAGATGAACCCCACGTATCACTCCCAGTACtaccctccaacacacacggAGTACCAGCCCTCCTACCACTGCCGGCAACCAGAGGAGTGGGCAAGTATGCACCATGGGCCCATGTCAGCTCCTCGTGATAACAGGATACATCGTGAGAGTGCCGTCCCTATCCACATCACACAGAGCCGTGACCTGCCATCCCACATGAGGGCCCAGTCACCAGTCAGATCACAGGTCATGGGAGAGAGGCCACAA GTCCAGCATCACATTACACAGAGAGATGCTGCCCCTAAAATCGAAAGGGAGTTTCCCATCAGTCAAACTGTTCAGAGTGAGGATGTTCAAAGACCGATAGTTGGTACACAACAACTACAACCCCCGCCTCAGCCAGCTCAAACTCAGCAAGTACAACAGCAGCCATCCCAGCAAACAACACAACAAGCATTTCCCCAACCACAATCACAACAAGCGTTTCAACAACCACCACATCAAGTATATCAACAACCACTACAACAAGCGTTTCAGCAACCACAACAATCGTTTCAACAGCCACCACATCAAGCGTTtcagcaaccaccacaacaagCATATCAACAACCACCACAGTCACCACAACAAGCATATCAACAACCACCACAGTCACCACAACAAGCATAtcaaccaccaccacagccaacacAACAAGCATATCAACAACCGCCACAGCCACCACAACAAGCATATCAACAACCACCACAGCCAACACAACAGCCCCAGCAGACTGCCAACATCACCATCCAAGTTCCAGACAAATCAGATCACCCGGAGCCAGTTGCTCCCCCACAAGAGGCTCCGTCAGCAAAAGCGGAGCCTGATGTTTCAGCTGAACTGCCGCCCCCAAGTCATCCAGGCCTGATGAAAGTGCAGCGGATTGTGGAGCGGGTGGACAAACTGgaagaagaggtgaagcagttcAATGGCAAAAAGAATGACAAAAAGTATTTACTACTAGAGGAGCTGTTGACCAAAGAGCTACTAGCCTTGGACTCAGTGGATCCTGAAGGGCGATTGGATGTACGTCAGGCAAGACGAGATGGTGTGCGCAAAGTCCAGACCATCTTGGAATACCTAGAGACTCTAAACGAtcagccaccaccaccagagcCTGCACCTTCAACTAAGGGCTCCGTGGCCGAGGTCTCTGACCAAGAGCAGAAAGGCGAGCCGAGTATGATTGGCCAGGCAGATGTGGAGATGGCAAAGGATATATCCTAA